In Anopheles gambiae chromosome 2, idAnoGambNW_F1_1, whole genome shotgun sequence, a single window of DNA contains:
- the LOC1276478 gene encoding protein phosphatase inhibitor 2 isoform X2, which translates to MSLSSDSPDAKKPCKGILKSSSSFDKHSAASSVHRKSAKFDELNVLQTHHPPDKDYGHMKVDEPKTPYNYVESDDVDQLDAELLAERLRAADARSDAVSEEDLDDDDDEEEEEELTEEQKKRKLEFERRRKAHYNEFEAIKLARKLIEEDDEEDEDEDGEEQRSKATGSSSSSGLSTVNPVGAIAVTGKEETGMEIEEIEEASGRTAKTADSPVARLKPGRSF; encoded by the exons ATGTCCCTCAGCTCGGACTCGCCGGATGCGAAAAAGCCCTGCAAGGGCATCCTCAAGTCCTCCAGCAGCTTCGACAAGCATTCGGCGGCATcgtctgt GCACAGGAAAAGTGCAAAGTTTGATGAGCTCAATGTGCTGCAGACGCACCACCCGCCCGATAAAGATTACGGCCACATGAAGGTGGACGAGCCGAAGACGCCCTACAACTACGTAGAATCGGACGACGTTGATCAATTGGATGCGGAGCTGCTCGCCGAAAG ATTGCGTGCGGCCGACGCACGGAGCGATGCCGTCTCGGAGGAAGACctggacgatgacgacgacgaggaggaggaggaagagctgACGGAGGAGCAGAAAAAGCGCAAGCTAGAGTTTGAGCGACGCCGCAAAGCGCACTATAACGAGTTCGAGGCGATCAAGCTCGCCCGCAAGCTGATCGAGGAGGACgatgaggaggacgaggacgaggatgGTGAGGAGCAGCGGAGCAAAGCGACcggctcgtcgtcgtcgtcgggccTGAGCACAGTGAACCCTGTCGGTGCGATTGCGGTGACCGGCAAGGAGGAAACCGGCATGGAAATTGAGGAGATCGAGGAAGCGAGCGGGCGCACGGCGAAGACGGCCGATAGTCCGGTGGCACGGTTAAAACCAG gACGATCGTTTTGA
- the LOC1276478 gene encoding protein phosphatase inhibitor 2 isoform X1, which yields MSLSSDSPDAKKPCKGILKSSSSFDKHSAASSVHRKSAKFDELNVLQTHHPPDKDYGHMKVDEPKTPYNYVESDDVDQLDAELLAERLRAADARSDAVSEEDLDDDDDEEEEEELTEEQKKRKLEFERRRKAHYNEFEAIKLARKLIEEDDEEDEDEDGEEQRSKATGSSSSSGLSTVNPVGAIAVTGKEETGMEIEEIEEASGRTAKTADSPVARLKPVSSSIILEECSEMQGPRSTVIALIMIVSICLMIFFIVCFTLLFYLLKRNDD from the exons ATGTCCCTCAGCTCGGACTCGCCGGATGCGAAAAAGCCCTGCAAGGGCATCCTCAAGTCCTCCAGCAGCTTCGACAAGCATTCGGCGGCATcgtctgt GCACAGGAAAAGTGCAAAGTTTGATGAGCTCAATGTGCTGCAGACGCACCACCCGCCCGATAAAGATTACGGCCACATGAAGGTGGACGAGCCGAAGACGCCCTACAACTACGTAGAATCGGACGACGTTGATCAATTGGATGCGGAGCTGCTCGCCGAAAG ATTGCGTGCGGCCGACGCACGGAGCGATGCCGTCTCGGAGGAAGACctggacgatgacgacgacgaggaggaggaggaagagctgACGGAGGAGCAGAAAAAGCGCAAGCTAGAGTTTGAGCGACGCCGCAAAGCGCACTATAACGAGTTCGAGGCGATCAAGCTCGCCCGCAAGCTGATCGAGGAGGACgatgaggaggacgaggacgaggatgGTGAGGAGCAGCGGAGCAAAGCGACcggctcgtcgtcgtcgtcgggccTGAGCACAGTGAACCCTGTCGGTGCGATTGCGGTGACCGGCAAGGAGGAAACCGGCATGGAAATTGAGGAGATCGAGGAAGCGAGCGGGCGCACGGCGAAGACGGCCGATAGTCCGGTGGCACGGTTAAAACCAG TATCGAGCTCGATCATACTGGAGGAATGTTCCGAAATGCAGGGCCCCCGCAGCACGGTCATTGCGCTGATCATGATCGTGTCGATATGTTTAATGATATTCTTTATCGTATGCTTCACGTTGCTGTTTTACCTGCTGAAACGGAATGACGATTAA
- the LOC1276479 gene encoding xylosyltransferase oxt: MVGCFPRRNLTHDTLSRIFAHSTPNTCVNFCLQREFRYAIVQNGKTCSCCDDAPNQEERLNDRMCNAPCSGNSDQFCGGKMTSSVYETGLTKRPQQPLKLYPSPKDKPVRIAFLLMFHKRNLRQIRRLLRAIYDRNHYYYIHIDPKQHYLFRELLKLEKDFPNIHVSRQRHTITWGCFTQLQALLSAMKHLLSLPSWNPDFILNMSESDFPIKTITKLTQLLTANRGRNFVLMQRMVTVDEFISRAGYDKQFVECENRMWLIGDRAPPSGIVTNGSNDWFCLSSDFVRYFLDTSHDLVAKMMAIMEHTVHSTESFFGQMLQNSPFCETHYDSTLRLISWNTSK; this comes from the exons ATGGTGGGATGCTTTCCTCGGAGGAACCTTACACACGATACGCTTTCTAGAATCTTTGCACACAGCACGCCTAATACTTGTGTCAATTTTTGTCTGCAACGTGAATTTCGCTACGCCATCGTTCAAAATGG AAAAACATGCTCTTGTTGCGATGATGCACCAAATCAGGAGGAAAGACTTAACGATCGTATGTGCAACGCACCGTGCAGTGGAAATTCGGACCAGTTTTGTGGAGGGAAAATGACGTCCTCGGTGTACGAAACGGGACTGACGA AGCGTCCGCAACAACCATTAAAACTCTATCCAAGCCCAAAGGATAAACCCGTCCGTATTGCATTCCTGTTGATGTTCCACAAACGCAATCTGCGACAAATTCGCCGACTACTGCGAGCTATTTACGATCGCAATCACTATTACTATATCCACATTGATCCG AAACAACACTATCTCTTCCGTGAGCTTTTAAAGCTGGAGAAGGATTTTCCCAACATACACGTATCCCGCCAGCGTCACACCATCACCTGGGGCTGCTTCACTCAACTGCAAGCCTTGTTATCCGCTATGAAGCACCTGCTCAGCCTGCCCTCGTGGAATCCTGACTTTATTCTTAACATGAGCGAAAGTGACTTTCCTATCAAAACGATTACCAAGCTAACACAACTCCTGACCGCCAATCGGGGACGAAACTTCGTCCTAATGCAGAGaatggtaacggtggacgAGTTTATCAGCAGGGCAGGTTACGATAAGCAGTTTGTTGAGTGTGAAAATCGAATGTGGCTGATCGGTGATCGTGCCCCGCCGAGCGGTATTGTGACGAATGGTAGCAATGATTGGTTTTGTCTATCCAGTGACTTTGTACGCTACTTTTTGGATACAAGCCATGACCTGGTGGCGAAAATGATGGCCATCATGGAGCATACGGTACACAGCACGGAAAGCTTTTTCGGCCAAATGCTACAAAACTCTCCCTTCTGTGAAACGCACTACGACAGCACCTTGCGGCTTATTAGTTGG AACACGAGCAAGTGA